CCGCATGCGCCAGGGCGCCGTCGATGGCTTGCTGGGTTGCGGGCGAGATCGGGACCAGCGGCAGACGCAGTTCGTTCTGCGCCAGGCCCAGCTTGTTGGCGGCGTATTTGACGCCGGTCGGGTTCGGCTCGAGGAAGAGCGTGCGGTGAAGCGGAGCGAGCTTGTCCTGCAGCTCGATCGCCCGGGCGTAATTGCCCTGCTGGCAGGCGTTCTGGAACTCGGCACAGAGCTTGGGAGCGATGTTGGAGGTCACCGAGATGCAGCCGGTGCCGCCATGGGCGTTGAAGCCGAGCGCAGTCATGTCCTCGCCCGAGAGCAGGATGAAATCCTTGCCGAGCTTGGCGCGCTGGGCGGTCGCCCGGCCCATGTCCGAGGTCGCGTCCTTGACGCCGATGATGTTGTCATGCGCGTCGCGCAGCCGCGCGATCGTGTCCACCGTCAGGTCAACCACGGTACGCCCCGGCACCGAATAGAGGATGATCGGCAGCGCCGTTGCATTGGCCACGGCCGAGAAGTGCTGGAAGAGCCCCTCCTGGTTCGGCTTGTTGTAATAGGGAACGACCGAGAGCACCGCGTCCGCCCCCACTTCCTCGGCATAGCGCGCCAGCGCTACTGCCTCGGCGGTCGAGTTGGCACCCGCGCCGGCCAGAATCGGCACGCGCTTGTTGGCGATCTCGACGCAGATCTCGATGATGCGGCGATGCTCCTCGTGGCTCACCGTCGGGCTCTCGCCCGTG
The sequence above is a segment of the Paradevosia shaoguanensis genome. Coding sequences within it:
- the dapA gene encoding 4-hydroxy-tetrahydrodipicolinate synthase, with protein sequence MLRGSITALITPFANGAVDEKAFSAFVDWQIAEGSHGLVPVGTTGESPTVSHEEHRRIIEICVEIANKRVPILAGAGANSTAEAVALARYAEEVGADAVLSVVPYYNKPNQEGLFQHFSAVANATALPIILYSVPGRTVVDLTVDTIARLRDAHDNIIGVKDATSDMGRATAQRAKLGKDFILLSGEDMTALGFNAHGGTGCISVTSNIAPKLCAEFQNACQQGNYARAIELQDKLAPLHRTLFLEPNPTGVKYAANKLGLAQNELRLPLVPISPATQQAIDGALAHAGLI